Sequence from the Panicum virgatum strain AP13 chromosome 5N, P.virgatum_v5, whole genome shotgun sequence genome:
GGGACCTGCCAATCTTTCCCCTTAAGCCATGGACTGTATTTTAAACATCATGTTAACAACACCAAGTCACCTGACCGAAAGCAGTCTCAGCACTTCTCTATCTGTGAGCTTTGATCGTCACAAGAGATTTTCCCTAAGAGGGTAAGCTAGACAAAGTAGCCATGTACAGAGAGTaagaatggaacaaactttgtCTAGATTAGCAAAACTCTGCAGTATCAAAAATAAAATACTTTGTCTGGGGTAGCCTTGCAATGTATGGTCACATGGCTGTTAGCACTATTTGGGTGGCGCACAAAAGAAACTGCATGACTGTATAAGCATGATACTGCAGAAAGCCATAAAGCAGACACAAGATAAATTAAATGCCTCAAACTTGGCCATACAATTGTACTGCTATGCATGGATCGAAAATCCcactaattataaaaataaacaaATCTAATGGAAAGTTGTTCACCATACTATGCTCTTAGTAAAAAGTGTCAGAACTTGGTTTTTTCAATTCCAGTCTAAATACAATGTCAAGATAGAGGTTCCATGCCTTATAGTATGTATTGCACAATATCATGCCAAAttattacaaaaaaaaacattgagtGTTTATAAATAATATAGCATATACCAATACTGTTAGTTAAATAACAATGTCTGGCACACTTGACTCCTAAGTGTTTAATATAAATGTCAGGCACACTTGACTCTTAAGTGTTTAACATAATCCTAAGCTTACATAGCACTATTCTACATAAAGTGGAATGGAACAGTGTATACCCTATGGATCTGGTTTCTCTATAAATATATTCCTAAATTGGTATAAAAAAGTCAATGATGATCTGCAGCTGCAAACAGTCATCAACTTGTTGGGCTGTTACCACCAAATTTAATACACCCAAACAGCAAGGTAAATTGGACTCCAAAGCCCCTAAATGCAACCAAAAAAAGATGATTTCAGCTGAGTTACTGTAGTTTTGACAAGTTAATACACAAATACCACTGTTCTACTCAAGATGTTTGACATTGTATTCCTATGAATTAGGTTTCTTAACTATCTTTCAGAAAATATAAAAGATAATCAACAATGAGCTAAAGCATTGAATAGAAATCTGTTTTCTTTCACCGTGAAAAGAAAAGGTCACTTGTACTGTTCCCTCTGTCCAGTAATTTGTCAGTCAATCCTTCTGCTTCGAAACAATACAAGTACAGTCGTCTCAAAGCAAAAAATGAAAATGTGTGTCTTATAATAAAAAGGAACCACCTTGCTCAACTGGTGGGAGGTGTCGGTGCACACCCCAACCACCCAGATTCAAATCTTCTGACTTGAATTTGGGTGCCTACTTAGTGCCATATAGTTTTTCCTAGGTTTGTAGAGTTTTTTCTCAAATAAAACGAAACAATTCATCACTACATACTGAAAAAACAAAATCAACCTGGGGGAACTAGGGGGCCTTTATATTAAGGAGAAAATAAATACTCCAATTCACAATGAGGACAACTTCCTTAGGTGATCTACCTGTACACCCACACCCTCAACCAATTGAGCTAGACTCATATCCTAATACAAGCTACTTACGAAATAGTCACTTCAGTATCAAGTTAAAAGGATTAGTTAATCTATTACCAAAGCTTAACTTCACAGTCCTCCAAATTAACAATATGTTGATTGTTACAAAACTAAGGAACTGAAGGGAAAGGGAAGAAGTAAAAGTATCCCTAACTTCCAAAGACATGATACAAAATAGTGAGCTAGCAAGCACTTCTTCCTCATAGGTGTAGAAATAACCATTATAAACAATTGGACATAAAAAAATGACATATCTTCATCATATAGTAAATGGGTGAAATAATGAACAGGAAGATAACCACACATGAAACATGGAATCTAACATCAGCGAAATTACAGCATAAGATTAACAACAATTGAAACAGGCATAACGCACAACAGATACAGACTATTTCATGGAAAATATGAGGATGTGAGGAGCCATGTGCATGTATTATCTTACAGCAGGGAGGGCACTAGCAGATCTAGCTGGCTTCTCTGAGCCTCTTGATCAGGGTATCCAGAGATTTCTTCTTTGGGTTCTGCCTGGCACCCCTTGTTCCGAATGTTGAGAAATAACTCTCTGATGTATCCCTAAACTTCTCTGAGATGATTGCAACCTTTCTATAATCTAGCTTGTTGTAGTTCTTTTCACGGATCACTGGATTTAGGAATGTCTCTGGACTATTGCTCATAAGAAGATTTACCAGCTGCCTTGCTTCCACAAGTGCAGCCTTCATTTCATTTTTCACAGACTCTTGATCGGAGTCCTCAAATAGGCTGGACATGCCCTCTGCAAACGCCTCAAACATTTTGAGATCGGTATCTATACCAGTGACTGCATTCGCATTGAAACGCTTTACTGAATCATTAAGGAAGAGATCAACAATCCTCTCCGAGATGTGGGCAAGCACTGCCACAAGTACACGGCGGAGCACAGGAAGAGGGAGGATCTGCTGCGCAGTTGATGTGAGCGTCTCAAGATAGATGATGACCTCGTTCGCATACTCGTTGCCGCCGGGTGGAGGGTCATCAGCCATCCAGTTGACACCATCAGATTGCCTCATGAACTCATCAGCCTTGGCACGCAATAATCGCAGCAGGAGCGCCTCCGCAGCATCGCGCGACCTGCGAAGTGGGAAGTCATGCCGACCACGCTCCACGGCACGCAACGGCACACCACACAGTTGAGCAGCATGGCGTGTGAAAAACTCACATGCCCGCTCCATGACAGACATGTTAGCAGCAACCTGCATTGCCTGGGACACACTTAGACCACTGCCTGAATCCACAAGCTTCTGAATCGAGGCATCCACCACCTCAGAGAGGATCCGACCAAGGTACTTTTTCACAGCTGCATAGGTGtccccaccaccaccatgtGCCATGAAGCTCACAGAATCTTCAATGAATGAACGAACAATGCGGCAAATGTCTGGGACAGTGCATGAGAATGGAGCAACATATGGGAAAGCTGGGGTGATGTCCGAGCTCTGAATTCCAAATGCAAGAACATTCATTGAGTACTCATACTCCTTTCTCATGAGCATCTGATCAAACTTATCAGCAGCCAGTGCCTCCGCCACCTGCCTACGGCAATCTGCAAGTAGCAAATCATGGTACTTATCTCTGTGCTTAGCCAGCACATCAAGCAGCATCCCTACTGGATAACCATACCGCCGCAATGTGGCAGAAAGTAAAGCAGCATAATCAGTTATGAGAAGCAAGTGGTTTGCTGTCTGCATCCTGGAGAAGTTGTCCTCCATCACAGAGACCATCTTCCCCACGGCAGCATCCCAGAGTGCATCTACATCTGGCCGAGATGTGAGCCCACCCCCTGTTCTAAACACCCGGTCCTCAACAATAAAGAACCCAGCAATCTGTGAGAAAAACACCTGGTGGGACTCGAGGAATGGCGTCGCCGCAATGACATCAAAGTCTGAAGTCAGCTGCAGCTTCCTGTTCTCCAGGTAGTACTTCTTGAACCGCTCACCCAGCGCCAGCGTCTGGTGTATATGCATAGCTCGGTAGAGTGGTGTAAGATCAAacgaggctgcagcagcaccaTCTGCAGCATCAGCTGTTGCCGCGGCTGCTGCAAAATCATCGAGGTCACCAACTCCATCGTCATCCAGAGTGATGCACTCCTCCAGTGGGCGGTGCTTGGAGCGGAGCTCCTCCTGGCGCTGCCTGGCAGCAGCCGAGCGGCCAATGGCCACCTGACCAAGGTGCCTCGACGCAGCGCGGATGCTGACCATCCAGTCGGAGAACTCCCTGGAGATCTCCCGCTCGGCGTGGGCGCGCACGGCAGGGACGACGCTGAGCAGCATGCGGCGGAGCGTGGGGAGCGGCAGCGGCTCGGGCCCCGAGGCGAGATCACGGTCGATGGCGTCGACGGCGCGCAGCGCGAGGTAGAGCCCGTGGTTGCCGGCCTGGAGGTGCGCGTTCGCCCGCGCCGCGAGCGCGAGCAGCCGTAcgcagcggcgggaggaggcgaGGGCGGAGGAGAGGTTCCccgcgagcgagcgcgcggcgaggaaggactcgagcgaggcgagcagCGGGGCCGCCGAGGACAGGAGCGCGGAGTGGGACGCCGAGAGGGAGCCCTTgagcgcgtcggcgtcggcgaggaggGAGCGGAGGTCGTCGACGGCGCGGATGAAGTCGTGGAAGTGGGCGCGGCAGAGCTCCTCGATCTCGGCCTCCCGGTCCCGCACCGCGGCACGGAGCGAGGCGAGCAGCGGCTCGGGGCGGCCGCACGCGAACGCCCGGCGCACGAAGGGGCCCAGGTCCTCCCCAGCCGCGATGGCGGCGGAGAGCTGCGCGAGGTCCGCCTCGGACGGTGCGGAGGCGGACGGCGCGtgtccgccgcccgccgccggcggcgcgtcgccggggAGCTTGCGCCGCATCGAGATctaaggagggagggaggagggtaaGCAGATGAGTTGGGGGCAGCTCAGCAGTTGCCGTGTTTGTGCTTGGAGACTAGTCGACGAAACGGAACGGGAGGGGGGGTGGTCGGAGAAGGTGGGGTTGGGTGGCTGCAAATGGGGTCCACGAAGCGAACGCCCACTTGGGCCCGCATGTCGGTGAGCGTTTGGAACGAAAGGTCAATTGCTTGCGTGGTGGGGACGGGACGACGGAGGAAGCGGAGGTGACGGCAGATGATTGTGTATGAACGGGCCCGGTGGGAGAAGTGGGTGGTAACCGGTAAGACGAGAGGTGGGAGGGTGACTGCAGGTGGGGCCAAAAAGGTGGGGACGTTGGTGAGGTACGGCACTGAACAGTGGGTCCATGTTGTCAGGAGATACGGGCCTGCTGTCAGCTGGTCAAACGAGGCTGCAGATGGAAGAGAATGGGGACCGTCGATTGTTACCTTTTTTGGAACTTCAAAATTACTATTTAGGCCCGTTTGGATCAATTTGCATAGGCAAGAGTGCTAGACTTTActctctctatttttatttacatgtcatatTAGTTTTATCTTAAATCAAACTTGACAAATTTTAACCAAATTTGTAGAaagaaataataacatttacaacAACACGGAGTATATTTTGACAATGGATATGTTGGAAGTATAATTTTTGCTATTTTTCTATAGGCTTGATCAAAATTAGTCAAGTTTGATTTAAGACAAACttaatacgacatgtaaataaaaatagagggagtaACACTAGTACATCTAAACATGAGTGTTAATAGGACATCTATTCTCCTCATACTCTCTCCAACGAGACCAATTCAGTTTTTCAAATACCAAGTTCTTGAACAGTCTTCTTCGGATGTCAAATCCAAATGTTCTAATACGGTTATGTAACTTATACACAAAGTAGTAAGACTCGTCGTCGTTTGGTTTCCCATTAGCTAACAAAAGAGGACCACGTGCGCACAGCATTGACGACTGTCATTTAGAGAACTGGTCAATGTCTATTGTGTCATCTCTAGGGGGAGAGGGCTCATTTGGACCGTTAGCAAGATTAAGCTACCATACTGCTAGGGGCGAGACCAGAAACTCGATTTTCCATTTGTTAAAGGTATCAATATTACTatattcttttcaaaaattaacTGAATTTGAAAGATTTTAGTGTAAATTGCTGTGCCGTTCTCCCTGGCTATTGCTGGAATGGGCAAACTATCTCCTATGAGCGAAGCCACACTTACACCCGCGCAGTGATGGATACTTGGGGATATCGGCCTTGTTTGATTGCTATCTCCAATTTGTCAGATTTGACCTTGGGTAAGTATGAcaagtttttttataaaaaaaatagtgtGGCTGAAAAGTTTGGAGCCACAACTTGCCATGCCTAAAGGAATTTCGTCACATTTTTACTGGCTGTATGACATAGAAGCCAATAGAATCTCACTTAAGTTATTTTCCAACCAAACACTAGTCCACCTGGTGAAAATTAAAATTAGCTGGCAAAGTGTGTCTAGAAACCAAATACTCCTATTATTGTCATGTTTTACAATTCAAAGGATATACTGAAGTTAGACCAATCTCAGTGGGGAGTATTATTGCACAGTTATTAGACTGTGAACTAAGTAACCAAGCCGGAGGAATGTCATGGTGATAACactcctcacatcccatgacACGCCCACTTCTCCCTCTTCTGCCATATCAGtaaatttaatgctcatgacattCCCATTAAAATTGATCTTAATGATCCCTATTGATCCATTAATCTTTTTTTCTATTGTTTAATATGTATTCCCATACTAATGGCTACATAGTTCAAGGCTCAAGCCATTCAAGGCAACTTTAGTATGATTTTGTAACTATTATTTAAATATAATGTTGTTTAAATGCGGGATATGAAACACTTTTCCCTCCCTCTTTAACTTGTTCTCAAATTTCTAGAAGTCCTTATATTTTAAGAAAAAGGAGTAATTATTAGCAAGCGCTTTTAAATATGAATCCAAATATGGAAATTCTATGGCACGTAATTTGTGGATTTGATGGCAGTTCTATTGGTCAAAGCGTGATCTTTTATTATCAAATTGTACCCACTAAAAATAGAGTATTGAACTACTGATCACTTCATCCATAGAAGGCTTTCTAGGCTTGGCAGCGTAGGTTGCATCCATTAGCAACAATGCTAAGAGAAGGGCTAATAATTTAGCTAGCAGCTAGCTTTCATGCTAGTGTTATATcacttgcaggcttgcagcccaTATAACAACCCACTCGTATAATAATATGTGGGATGATGATGTGGACCATCAAATTCAAGCACATAAACATGTTTTTTTTAACCTTGGCGTGTTTGATTCATATAGTCAAGGATTTTTACCAAACCTTAGGCAGCTGATTGTTCTTTACCATAACTGCGGCTAGTCACACTTTTCTAGCCCCGTGTCCATGTCATAGGTCCATTGCTTTGCCAAGCCTTGCCAAAGGTGGACATGAGCCAAACCTGCCTTGAAATGCATGGGCGAGATTCCTCTGCAGTACCGCATCAAATAAGCCTATAAATGGAAGATATAACTACATCGACGATGGACTGTGATGCTCATATATACACTCAGGATCAACTATCAGAAGGCTGGAAGCCTGGCACCACCATACAAATAAATTAGGTGTTAATGCGCATATGTTCTGCTAGTGGATCTTCGGCTTGCAAACAGCATCTACCGTCTCTTGAAGTTGAAGGAGACATGGAGGACATACCGCATTCTTATCTGATCGACATTATACACTATGTATTCATTGTAAAGCAAGCTACCCTGCAACCAGAAATGATAAGAAAAGTGCTTCAGCAACATTATGGGTTTTGTACTTGGAAAACAATGAAATTGTGGAGGTGCGGCTGGAAAAG
This genomic interval carries:
- the LOC120672601 gene encoding exocyst complex component SEC15B-like codes for the protein MRRKLPGDAPPAAGGGHAPSASAPSEADLAQLSAAIAAGEDLGPFVRRAFACGRPEPLLASLRAAVRDREAEIEELCRAHFHDFIRAVDDLRSLLADADALKGSLSASHSALLSSAAPLLASLESFLAARSLAGNLSSALASSRRCVRLLALAARANAHLQAGNHGLYLALRAVDAIDRDLASGPEPLPLPTLRRMLLSVVPAVRAHAEREISREFSDWMVSIRAASRHLGQVAIGRSAAARQRQEELRSKHRPLEECITLDDDGVGDLDDFAAAAATADAADGAAAASFDLTPLYRAMHIHQTLALGERFKKYYLENRKLQLTSDFDVIAATPFLESHQVFFSQIAGFFIVEDRVFRTGGGLTSRPDVDALWDAAVGKMVSVMEDNFSRMQTANHLLLITDYAALLSATLRRYGYPVGMLLDVLAKHRDKYHDLLLADCRRQVAEALAADKFDQMLMRKEYEYSMNVLAFGIQSSDITPAFPYVAPFSCTVPDICRIVRSFIEDSVSFMAHGGGGDTYAAVKKYLGRILSEVVDASIQKLVDSGSGLSVSQAMQVAANMSVMERACEFFTRHAAQLCGVPLRAVERGRHDFPLRRSRDAAEALLLRLLRAKADEFMRQSDGVNWMADDPPPGGNEYANEVIIYLETLTSTAQQILPLPVLRRVLVAVLAHISERIVDLFLNDSVKRFNANAVTGIDTDLKMFEAFAEGMSSLFEDSDQESVKNEMKAALVEARQLVNLLMSNSPETFLNPVIREKNYNKLDYRKVAIISEKFRDTSESYFSTFGTRGARQNPKKKSLDTLIKRLREAS